One window of the Benincasa hispida cultivar B227 chromosome 3, ASM972705v1, whole genome shotgun sequence genome contains the following:
- the LOC120073423 gene encoding uncharacterized protein LOC120073423 → MKDLRTSTLPWTIGGKMVGNALCDLGTSINLMPLSIFKKLDIGEARPTPITLQLADRSIKLPEGKIEDVLMQVDKFIFLADFVILDYEVDREIPIILGRPFLATGRALIDVQKGELTIQVVDQEVKFNVLNALKYPEDIENCQYIKELRGEQWHEPLKEMEEVDLEGGAILEEDCAAIHVKSNFEPLKLSE, encoded by the coding sequence ATGAAGGATCTGAGGACTTCTACATTACCCTGGACCataggagggaagatggtcggAAACGCACTGTGTGATTTAGGGAcgagcataaatttgatgcccttgtcaatttttaagaagttGGACATCGGCGAAGCCAGGCCAACCCCGATCACATTACAGCTagccgatagatcaataaagcttccggagggcaagatagaagatgttctTATGCAggtggacaagtttatcttccttGCAGATTTTGTTATATTGGATTATGAGGTAGATAGAGAAATTCCTATCATcctgggtcgcccatttctcgCCACAGGGCGAGCATTGATTGATGTGCAGAAAGGGGAATTGACCATCCAGGTCGTTGATCAAGAAGTAAAGTTCAATGtactcaatgcgttgaagtacccagAAGATATAGAGAACTGCCAATATATCAAAGAACTGCGGGGAGAACAGTGGCACGAACCTCtgaaggaaatggaggaggTAGATTTGGAAGGCGGCGCAATATTGGAGGAGGACTGCGCTGCAATTCATGTTAAATCTAATTTCGAAccgctcaagttatctgaatAA